Proteins found in one Neofelis nebulosa isolate mNeoNeb1 chromosome 3, mNeoNeb1.pri, whole genome shotgun sequence genomic segment:
- the LOC131507302 gene encoding transcription factor BTF3-like: MKETIMNQEKLAKLQAQVRIGGKGTARRKKKVAHRTATADDKKLQFSLKKLGVNNISGIEEVNMFTNQGTVIHFNNPKVQASLAANTFTITGHAETKQLTEMLPSILNQLGADSLTSLRRLAEALPKQSVDGKAPLATREDDDDEVPDLVENFDEASKNEAN; the protein is encoded by the coding sequence ATGAAAGAAACTATCATGAACCAGGAGAAACTCGCCAAACTGCAAGCACAAGTGCGCATTGGTGGGAAAGGAACTGCTCGCCGAAAGAAGAAGGTGGCTCATAGAACAGCTACAGCAGATGATAAAAAACTTCAGTTCTCCTTAAAGAAGTTAGGAGTAAACAATATCTCTGGTATTGAAGAAGTGAATATGTTCACAAACCAAGGAACAGTGATCCACTTTAACAACCCTAAAGTTCAGGCATCCCTGGCTGCGAACACTTTCACCATTACAGGCCATGCTGAGACAAAGCAGCTGACAGAAATGTTACCCAGTATCTTAAACCAACTTGGTGCAGACAGTCTGACTAGTTTAAGAAGGCTGGCTGAAGCTCTGCCCAAACAATCTGTGGATGGAAAGGCACCACTTGCTACCagagaggatgatgatgatgaagttCCAGATCTTGTGGAGAATTTTGATGAAGCTTCCAAGAATGAAGCAAACTGA